A region of the Pseudomonas asiatica genome:
TGCGTGACGGCCGCCCGGCGCAGCTCGACTGCACCTTGGCCTGGCTGGGCGAATGGGCCCGCGCCGATGCGCTGATGTCCACCGACTACAACCACACCGGCAAGTCGATGCGCAAATGGGCGCTGGGCAGCATGAGTGGTTCGTGGCTGCGCCTGAAGTTCTCCAATTCGCAGCCGCTGGCCGCGCACCAGGCCGAGGCCGAGCTGATCGAAAAATGGTTCGCCCGCCTGGCCGAGCAGACCGTGCGCGACTGGAGCGACCTGCCACTGGAGAAGATCAACAACCACAGCTACTGGGCAGCCTGGGCGGTAATGGCCAGCGCCGTGGCCACCGACCGTCGCGACCTGTTCGACTGGGCCGTGAAGGAATACCGGGTTGGCGCCAACCAGGTCGACGAGCAGGGCTTCCTGCCCAACGAACTGAAGCGCAAGCAACGCGCCCTGGCTTACCACAACTACGCCCTGCCGCCGCTGGCGATGATCGCCAGCTTCGCCCAGGTCAATGGCGTGGATGTGCGCGGCGAGAACAACAACGCCCTGCAGCGCCTGGCGCAGCGGGTGCTGAACGGGTCGAAGGACCCCAGCGAGTTCAAGGCCCGCAATGGCGAGAAACAGGACATGAAAGACCTGAAGATCGACAGCAAGTACTCATGGATGGAGCCCTACTGCAGCCTGTATGCGTGCAGTGGCGACACCCTGCAACGCAAGCGCGGTATGCAGCCGTTCAACAGCTTCCGGCTGGGCGGCGACCTGACCCGGGTCTACGACCCGAGCGCAGAGAGCAAGAAATGAGTTGAACCCCTTCTGGGGTCGGAACCTGTGGGAGCGGGCATGCCCGCGAAGAAGGCACCGCGGTGCATGGCAAGGGCTTCGCCCTTGTTCGCGGGCATGCCCGCTCCCACAGGTACCAAGGCTTCCCCCACTTTTTGAGTGGGGGGTTTGGGGGGCGCTTTGCCCCGGATGCTGTGAACAAAAAGGAGAACCGGGATGGTCTTCTCGTCCAACGTGTTCCTGTTCCTGTTCTTGCCGATCTTCCTCGGCCTGTACTACTTGAGCGGGCAACGTTATCGCAACCTGCTGCTGCTGGTCGCCAGCTACATCTTCTACGCCTGGTGGCGGGTGGACTTCCTGGCCCTGTTCGCCGGGGTCACCCTGTGGAACTACTGGATCGGCCTGAAAGTCGGCGCCGCCGGTGTGCGCACCAAGCCCGCGCAGCGCTGGCTGCTGCTCGGCGTCGGTGTCGACCTGGCGATCCTCGGCTACTTCAAGTACGCCAACTTCGGCGTCGACAGCCTCAACGCGATCATCTCCTCGTTCGGCCTGGAGCCGTTCATCCTCACCCACGTGCTGCTGCCGATCGGTATCTCGTTCTACATCTTCGAGTCGATCAGCTACATCATCGACGTGTACCGCGGCGACACCCCGGCCACCCGCAACCTGATCGACTTCGCGGCGTTCGTGGCGATCTTCCCGCACCTGATCGCCGGCCCCGTGCTGCGCTTCAAGGACCTGGTCGACCAGTTCAACAACCGCACCCACACCCTGGACAAGTTCTCCGAAGGCTGCACCCGCTTCATGCAGGGCTTCATCAAGAAAGTGTTCATCGCCGATACCCTGGCGGTAGTGGCCGACCACTGCTTCGCCCTGCAGAACCCGACCACCGGCGATGCCTGGCTCGGCGCCCTGGCCTACACCGCGCAGCTGTACTTCGACTTCAGCGGCTACAGCGACATGGCCATCGGCCTGGGCCTGATGATGGGCTTCCGCTTCATGGAGAACTTCAAGCAGCCGTACATCAGCCAGTCGATCACCGAGTTCTGGCGGCGCTGGCACATCAGCCTGTCGACCTGGCTGCGCGACTACCTGTACATCACCCTGGGCGGTAACCGCAAAGGCACCTTCAACACCTACCGCAACCTGTTCCTGACCATGCTGCTGGGCGGCCTGTGGCATGGCGCCAACTTCACCTACATCATCTGGGGTGCCTGGCACGGCATGTGGCTGGCCATCGAGCGCGCGCTGGGCATCGACACCAACCCGCAGCGTTTCAACCCGGTGAAGTGGGCATTCACCTTCCTGCTGGTGGTGGTCGGCTGGGTGATCTTCCGTGCCGAGAACCTGGAGGTGGCCGGTCGCATGTACGGCGCCATGTTCAGCTTCGGCGACTGGCAGCTGTCGGAACTCAACCGTGCCCAGCTCACCGGCCTGCAGGTAGCCACCCTGGTGGTCGCCTACATCACCCTGGCGTTCTTCGGCCTGCGCGACTTCTACCGCAACGCCAGGCCAACGCCCAAGGCCACCCCGGTGGAGGTCAACAGCGACGGTTCGATCGGCCTGGACTGGACCCGGGTGATGACCCGCGCCCTGGTGCTGCTGCTGTTCGTGGCCTCGATCCTCAAGCTTTCGGCGCAGAGCTACTCGCCGTTCCTTTACTTCCAGTTCTGAGGTTGATGACATGACCCGGACATTACGCATTACCTATTCGCTGTCGTTCCTCGGCCTGCTGGTGGGCATGGGCGTCTGGTCCACCGGCGGCCTGCAAAGCTTCCAGCGTACCGAGCAGATGACCCTGCTCAACGGCAAGCTGGCCAAGGCCGCCGAGACCCACTACGACGAGCAGTTCCCGATCAAGCGCCTGGGTACCAACCTATGGGCGGCAATGGACTTCAAGCTGTTCAACGAAGGCCGCCCCGGCGTGGTGCTGGGCCGCGACCAGTGGCTGTTCAGTGACGAAGAGTTCAAGCCCACCGCCGGTGCCGAGCAGCTGATGCAGGAAAACCTGGCGCTGATCCGTGGCGTGCGCGACACCCTGCAGCAGCACGGCAGCCAGCTGGTGCTGGCGATCGTGCCGGCCAAGGCGCGGGTGTATGCCGAGTACCTGGGCAAGGAACTGCCGACCAGCCTGCATGACGACCTGTACAACCAGTTCCATGCCCAGGCACGCCAGGCCAACGTGTTCGCCCCGGACCTGATGGCACCCATGGAGCAGGCCAAGGCCCGCGGCCAGGTGTTCCTGCGCACCGACACCCACTGGACGCCGATGGGCGCCGAAGTGGCGGCGCAGGCACTGGCCGAAGCGGTAAACCGCCAGAGCCTGCTCAACGGCGACCCGCAGGCGTTCATCACCGAAGCCGGCAGCACCGCGCCATACAAGGGCGACCTGACCAACTTCCTGCCACTGGACCCGCTGTTCAGCAACCTGCTGCCGGCCCCGGACAACCTGCAGCAACGCACCACTCGCCCGGTCGAGGCCGAAGGTGAAGCCGGTGACGCACTGTTCGCCGACACGCAGATCCCGGTTGCGCTGGTGGGTACCAGCTACAGCGCCAACCCGCACTGGAACTTCCTCGGTGCGCTGCAGCAGGCCCTGCGCAGCGACGTGGCCAACTACGCCGAAGACGGCCATGGCCCGCTACTGCCGATGCTCAAGTACCTGCAAAGCGATGCCTTCAAGAACGCCGCACCCCAGGTGGTGGTGTGGGAATTCCCAGAACGTTATCTGCCAATGAAGAACGACCTCAGCAGCTTCGATCCACAGTGGATCGCCCAGCTGAAGAACACCCGTAAATCCGAAGAAAACCTGGCTTTGTCGTCCACCCGGACTAACCACTAATCAGAGGAACATACATATGACTACCAAGACTTCCATTGCCAAAGCCCTCACCCTCGCAGCCGGCCTGTCCCTGGCCTCCATGCAGGCCTTCGCCGGTGCCGACGCCGCGCTGTATGGCCCGAGCGCACCGAAAGGCTCGACCTTCGTACGCCTGTACAACGCCTCCGGCGCACCGGCTGCAGCCTCGGTCGGCAACACCCAGATCAAGCAGGTTGGCGCCCAGGCCAGCAGCGACTTCAGCTTCCTGCCAGGGGGTGACTACACCGCCCAGGTCGGCGGCAAGAGCGTGCCGGTCAAGCTGGCTGCGGACAAGTACTACACCCTGGTCAACAGCGCCAGCGGCAACCCGCAGCTGATCGAAGAGCCGCCGTTCAAGAACAAGCAGAAAGCCCTGGTTCGCGTGCAGAACCTGAGTGACCAGCAACTGACCCTGAAGACCGCCGACGGCAAGACCGAAGTGGTCAAGCCGGTGGCCGCCAACGGCCGTGGCGAACGCGAAATCAACCCGGTCAAGGTCAACCTGGCGCTGTACCAAGGAGACAAGAAAGTGGGTGACGTCAAACCCGTCGCCCTGGAGCGCGGCGAAGCCGCAGTGCTGTACGTAACGGGTTCCGGCAACGCCTTGTCGCCGGTGTGGGTAACTCGCCCCGTGGCTAGCAACTGATTCCCCTGCCTCTCAACGACTATTGGAGAAACATGATGATCCCGGTAATTCTTTCTGGTGGTAGCGGTTCCCGTCTGTGGCCTCTGTCGCGCAAGCAGTTCCCCAAGCAGTTCCTGGCCCTGACCAGTGAACACACCCTGTTCCAGCAAACCCTCGAGCGCCTGGTGTTCGAAGGCATGGACACACCGATCGTGGTCTGCAACAAGGACCACAAGTTCATCGTCCAGGAGCAACTGGCCGCGCTGAAGCTGGAAACCCAAGGCATCCTGATGGAACCGTTCGGCCGCAACACCGCGCCGGCCGTGGCCATGGCTGCCATGAAACTGGTCAACGAAGGCCGCGACGAGCTGATGCTGGTGCTGCCCGCCGACCACGTGATCGAGGACCAGAAGGCCCTGCAACGCGCCCTGGCCCTGGCCACCGTGGCTGCCGAGCGTGGCGAGATGGTGCTGTTCGGCGTGCCGGCGACCAAGCCGGAAACCGGCTACGGCTATATCCGCTCCAGCCAGGACGCCCTGCTGCCTGAAGGCGTGGCGCGCGTGGCGCAGTTCGTCGAGAAGCCCGACGAAAAACGCGCCGCCGAGTTCGTCCAGGCCGGCGGTTACTTCTGGAACAGCGGCATGTTCCTGTTCCGTGCCAGCCGCTTCCTCGAAGAACTGAAAAAGCACGACGGCGACATCTACGACACCTGCGTGCTGGCCCTGGAGCGCAGCCAGGAAGACGGTGATGTGCTGAGCATCGACGAAGCCACCTTCGCCTGCTGCCCGGACAACTCCATTGACTACGCGGTGATGGAAAAGACCCAGCGCGCCTGCGTGGTGCCGATGTCGGCCGGCTGGAGCGACGTGGGCTGCTGGTCGTCGCTGTGGGAAGTGCACGAGAAGGACGACAACGGCAACGTCACCAAGGGCGACGTGGTGGTGCAGGACAGCCACAACTGCATGATCCACGGCAACGGCAAGCTGGTGTCGGTGATCGGCCTGGAGAACATCGTGGTGGTCGAGACCAAGGACGCCATGATGATTGCCCACAAGGACAAGGTCCAGGGCGTCAAGCAGATGGTCAAGACCCTCGACGAGCAGGGCCGCAGCGAAACCCAGAACCACCTGGAAGTGTATCGCCCGTGGGGCTCGTACGACTCGGTGGACATGGGTGGCCGCTTCCAGGTCAAGCACATCACCGTCAAGCCGGGCGCCAGCCTGTCGCTGCAGATGCACCACCACCGTGCCGAGCACTGGATCGTGGTGTCCGGCACCGCCGAGGTGACCTGTGACGAGAACGTGTTCCTGCTGACCGAGAACCAGTCCACCTACATCCCGATCGCCTCGGTGCACCGCCTGCGCAACCCGGGCAAGATCCCGCTGGAGATCATCGAAGTGCAGTCCGGCAGCTACCTGGGCGAGGATGACATCGAGCGCTTCGAGGATGTGTATGGGCGTACCTCTACACCGATCGAGCGTGGTGTTTCGGTGAAGACCATCGCGCAGTAATGCAACCCCTGGGGCCGCTTTGCGGCCCCGCTTTTTGAGCCACTCCCCATTTCGGGCTACGATGGTCAGACCCCGCGCAACCAAGGTCTGCCCGCCCCATGATCATCGGTGCCTTCCTCATCCTCACCTGGCTGGTGCTGCTGTTGCGCTACCCGGCCAAGGCCCTGCCGATCTCGCTGGCTGCCGTTTGTGGCCTGGGCCTGGTGGCCCTGTTCGTCGTGTGGCAGGACACCCGCGAAACCTCGCAACTGGCCCGCCTGGACCTGCGCCTGACCTACGCCCCCGAACACTGCCCCGCCGACCGCGCCCTGCAGGTGCGCATGAAGAACGGCAACGACGTGCCGCTGACCGAGCTGCGCTGGCGAGTGGCTGCTTACGCTCCGGGCGATACCGTGAACCTGGCGGAGAACACCTACAACGCCCCGCGCTACCGTGGGCCGGGTGAACTGCAGCCAGGGGTCGAGTGGAAAGACTGCCTGCCACTGCCGCCACTGCGTTCCGGGTACAGGCCGCAGACCCTGGAGTTTCGGGCAGAGCATCTGCAAGGTACGTTTGCCAACTAATGTATCGCCTGTGCCGGCCTCTTCGCGGGTAAACCCGCTCCCACAGGGACTACACAGGTCTCAAATTCTGTGAGGTACCTGTGGGAGCGGGTTTACCCGCGAAGAGGCCGGCACAGGAAAAACCAATCCTCCCTGACAACAGGCCCCAACCATGCCCACCGTCCTGATCACCGGTTGTTCCAGCGGCATCGGCCGCGCCCTGGCCGACGCCTTCCGCGATGCCGGCCACCACGTCTGGGCCACCGCCCGCAAACCTGAGGATGTCGAGCAACTGAACGCCGCCGGCTTCACCGCCCGGCAACTTGATGTGAACGACAGCGAGGCGCTGGCCCGCCTGGCCGAGGAACTGGTAAACCTCGATATCCTGATCAACAACGCCGGCTACGGCGCCATGGGCCCGCTGCTCGATGGCGGTGTGGATGCCCTGCGCCAGCAGTTCGAAACCAACGTATTCGCCGTGGTCGGCGTTACCCGCGCATTGTTCCCACAGCTACGCCGCTCACGGGGCCTGGTGGTGAACATCGGCAGCGTA
Encoded here:
- a CDS encoding mannuronate-specific alginate lyase — protein: MIPFKRISRPALLALALCGGAAHAALVPPQGYYEGIEKLKTGDGNFRCEAAPKPYTGALQFRSKYEGSDKARATLNADSEKAFRKSTEDITTLEKGVSKMIGQYMRDGRPAQLDCTLAWLGEWARADALMSTDYNHTGKSMRKWALGSMSGSWLRLKFSNSQPLAAHQAEAELIEKWFARLAEQTVRDWSDLPLEKINNHSYWAAWAVMASAVATDRRDLFDWAVKEYRVGANQVDEQGFLPNELKRKQRALAYHNYALPPLAMIASFAQVNGVDVRGENNNALQRLAQRVLNGSKDPSEFKARNGEKQDMKDLKIDSKYSWMEPYCSLYACSGDTLQRKRGMQPFNSFRLGGDLTRVYDPSAESKK
- a CDS encoding MBOAT family O-acyltransferase encodes the protein MVFSSNVFLFLFLPIFLGLYYLSGQRYRNLLLLVASYIFYAWWRVDFLALFAGVTLWNYWIGLKVGAAGVRTKPAQRWLLLGVGVDLAILGYFKYANFGVDSLNAIISSFGLEPFILTHVLLPIGISFYIFESISYIIDVYRGDTPATRNLIDFAAFVAIFPHLIAGPVLRFKDLVDQFNNRTHTLDKFSEGCTRFMQGFIKKVFIADTLAVVADHCFALQNPTTGDAWLGALAYTAQLYFDFSGYSDMAIGLGLMMGFRFMENFKQPYISQSITEFWRRWHISLSTWLRDYLYITLGGNRKGTFNTYRNLFLTMLLGGLWHGANFTYIIWGAWHGMWLAIERALGIDTNPQRFNPVKWAFTFLLVVVGWVIFRAENLEVAGRMYGAMFSFGDWQLSELNRAQLTGLQVATLVVAYITLAFFGLRDFYRNARPTPKATPVEVNSDGSIGLDWTRVMTRALVLLLFVASILKLSAQSYSPFLYFQF
- a CDS encoding alginate O-acetyltransferase, with product MTRTLRITYSLSFLGLLVGMGVWSTGGLQSFQRTEQMTLLNGKLAKAAETHYDEQFPIKRLGTNLWAAMDFKLFNEGRPGVVLGRDQWLFSDEEFKPTAGAEQLMQENLALIRGVRDTLQQHGSQLVLAIVPAKARVYAEYLGKELPTSLHDDLYNQFHAQARQANVFAPDLMAPMEQAKARGQVFLRTDTHWTPMGAEVAAQALAEAVNRQSLLNGDPQAFITEAGSTAPYKGDLTNFLPLDPLFSNLLPAPDNLQQRTTRPVEAEGEAGDALFADTQIPVALVGTSYSANPHWNFLGALQQALRSDVANYAEDGHGPLLPMLKYLQSDAFKNAAPQVVVWEFPERYLPMKNDLSSFDPQWIAQLKNTRKSEENLALSSTRTNH
- a CDS encoding alginate O-acetyltransferase AlgF: MTTKTSIAKALTLAAGLSLASMQAFAGADAALYGPSAPKGSTFVRLYNASGAPAAASVGNTQIKQVGAQASSDFSFLPGGDYTAQVGGKSVPVKLAADKYYTLVNSASGNPQLIEEPPFKNKQKALVRVQNLSDQQLTLKTADGKTEVVKPVAANGRGEREINPVKVNLALYQGDKKVGDVKPVALERGEAAVLYVTGSGNALSPVWVTRPVASN
- a CDS encoding mannose-1-phosphate guanylyltransferase/mannose-6-phosphate isomerase; translated protein: MIPVILSGGSGSRLWPLSRKQFPKQFLALTSEHTLFQQTLERLVFEGMDTPIVVCNKDHKFIVQEQLAALKLETQGILMEPFGRNTAPAVAMAAMKLVNEGRDELMLVLPADHVIEDQKALQRALALATVAAERGEMVLFGVPATKPETGYGYIRSSQDALLPEGVARVAQFVEKPDEKRAAEFVQAGGYFWNSGMFLFRASRFLEELKKHDGDIYDTCVLALERSQEDGDVLSIDEATFACCPDNSIDYAVMEKTQRACVVPMSAGWSDVGCWSSLWEVHEKDDNGNVTKGDVVVQDSHNCMIHGNGKLVSVIGLENIVVVETKDAMMIAHKDKVQGVKQMVKTLDEQGRSETQNHLEVYRPWGSYDSVDMGGRFQVKHITVKPGASLSLQMHHHRAEHWIVVSGTAEVTCDENVFLLTENQSTYIPIASVHRLRNPGKIPLEIIEVQSGSYLGEDDIERFEDVYGRTSTPIERGVSVKTIAQ
- a CDS encoding multidrug transporter; amino-acid sequence: MIIGAFLILTWLVLLLRYPAKALPISLAAVCGLGLVALFVVWQDTRETSQLARLDLRLTYAPEHCPADRALQVRMKNGNDVPLTELRWRVAAYAPGDTVNLAENTYNAPRYRGPGELQPGVEWKDCLPLPPLRSGYRPQTLEFRAEHLQGTFAN